One genomic region from Branchiostoma lanceolatum isolate klBraLanc5 chromosome 7, klBraLanc5.hap2, whole genome shotgun sequence encodes:
- the LOC136438939 gene encoding centromere protein N-A-like: protein MNTDVLRKLLGRFKLPDLRQALEEWGCVAVDGEVFVGGGPKRGVVDRVVRACQGQGEEIGPEELGTLDLVYNKMYSRSRTWNAYHFTGYKKKQDDSTVSADVFQRSLGKQLFFYFRHVLCVRQYNDALWVWLMIQDKSSTVWTPSNIVHMVYYPASPYIFTSTMKAEYKKYIIQALLLTLGYSKAQFMDLSGRDVESLAELAKRKHSQKGSSKVRHNQEDASPESQTSRKRRKQDEKSENEDVIPEDAEDRQWREDYTRETFGDEPQPILENVTYKLQASFKHGGVAPSMDDQPFHMTVKFSGSNVLEGMKALGPAGIAEPPFPSYLESLPHVGKNTILLAERRKPGDGDDGGNN, encoded by the exons ATGAATACAGATGTGCTGAGAAAACTGCTGGGCAGATTCAAGTTGCCAGATCTGCGACAGGCCCTTGAAGAGTGGGGTTGTGTGGCAGTGGATGGGGAGGTGTTCGTGGGAGGGGGGCCGAAGAGAGGTGTGGTTGATCGGGTAGTCAGAGCTTGTCAGGGTCAG GGAGAAGAGATAGGACCGGAAGAACTTGGAACACTGGATCTTGTGT ATAACAAGATGTACTCAAGGAGTAGAACATGGAATGCATACCATTTCACTGGTTACAAAA aAAAACAGGATGACAGTACTGTTTCTGCAGATGTGTTTCAAAGGTCTCTTGGGAAGCAGCTGTTCTTCTACTTTAGACAT GTCCTGTGCGTGAGACAGTACAACGATGCACTGTGGGTGTGGCTGATGATCCAGGATAAGAGCAGTACTGTGTGGACACCCAGTAACATTGTACACATGGTGTACTATCCAGCCTCTCCCTACATCTTCACTTCCACTATGAAAGCAGAGTATAAGAAATACATCATACAG GCTTTACTGCTGACCCTAGGGTACAGTAAGGCCCAGTTCATGGACCTGTCAGGGAGGGATGTGGAGTCACTGGCAGAGCTGGCTAAACGGAAGCACAGCCAAAAGGGCTCCAGTAAGGTCAGACACAACCAGGAAGATGCCAGCCCAGAGTCTCAAACAAGCAGGAAGAGGAGAAAGCAAG ATGAGAAGTCGGAGAATGAAGATGTCATACCGGAGGATGCTGAGGACAGGCAGTGGAGAGAGGACTACACACGGGAGACATTTGGGGATGAGCCACAGCCCATACTGGAGAATGTAACGTACAAG TTGCAGGCCAGCTTCAAACATGGAGGGGTAGCACCGAGCATGGACGACCAGCCTTTCCACATGACAGTCAAATTCTCAG GCAGCAATGTGTTAGAAGGTATGAAAGCCCTTGGTCCAGCCGGGATAGCTGAACCACCATTTCCCTCCTACCTGGAGTCACTTCCGCATGTCGGCAAGAACACCATCCTTCTGGCAGAGAGGAGGAAGCCAggagatggtgatgatggtggaAACAACTGA
- the LOC136438940 gene encoding uncharacterized protein produces MGSGDISVEVRGKVAIVSIDRGENRLNLKSLADLNAAFDKVISNPDVQAMVTTGVGKFYSNGIDLDWLMQQGPDVQRQFLDKFGETKMRILTFPLPTVAAINGHCFAGGALLAVCHDYRVMRSKQGWFCMPEIFLELRFDPAMVALLKRRLPDGDVQRDILLFGKRLPGEECARRGVVDAVCEQGELLDQAVRMASECVGKRGFSRTMMKAMKEDVYKEVIEIYEEETNSRRDLVKDRRPPAKL; encoded by the exons ATGGGCAGTGGCGACATTAGTGTGGAGGTGAGGGGGAAAGTGGCCATAGTGTCCATAGATCGGGGAGAGAACAGACTCAACCTCAAATCTCTGGCCGACCTGAATGCAGCATTTGACAAAGTGATCAG TAACCCTGATGTTCAGGCCATGGTCACCACTGGTGTGGGGAAGTTCTACTCCAATGGGATAGATCTGGACTGGCTGATGCAGCAAGGACCAGACGTACAGCGCCAGTTTCTCGACAAATTCGGAGAAACGAAGATGAGGATCCTCACATTTCCCCTTCCTACAGTTGCTGCCATTAATG GACACTGCTTCGCAGGTGGTGCCTTGCTGGCGGTATGCCATGACTATAGGGTGATGCGGTCCAAGCAAGGCTGGTTCTGCATGCCTGAAATTTTCCTCGAGCTGCGCTTCGACCCCGCCATGGTGGCATTGCtcaa ACGAAGACTGCCTGATGGTGATGTTCAGAGAGACATACTATTGTTTGGGAAGAGGCTCCCAGGGGAGGAGTGTGCCAGGAGGGGAGTGGTGGACGCTGTGTGTGAGCAGGGGGAACTTCTGGATCAGGCTGTCAG AATGGCCAGTGAGTGTGTAGGGAAGAGGGGATTCAGCCGGACCATGATGAAAGCCATGAAGGAGGATGTCTACAAGGAGGTGATTGAGATATATGAGGAGGAAACCAACTCTAGACGTGACCTCGTCAAGGACAGGCGGCCACCAGCAAAGCTATGA
- the LOC136438342 gene encoding uncharacterized protein, translated as MLPNVTETDYLRALLDAMADMDRSVEVEVLKSLSDVNLEKGQLDKNPEKFDGAMVLYRTALLRCEDPQVGESLENRYLYAEKLRLGKVPEASISYEPLDKDKETPSLAKVAEKLRPLDRIVAADCTKDLVLTEYTKFLVEGIVNEDNILEVEAIKSLGDVYLKRGTETRDAPCLTKATALYNTALARCEGVQGTVALVHRLLYTARIRQETENIRKQGLKQRRQLQQQGDVSRHFPMTSGKADVMTGVSGHQFELPSALIARQTAKAATPDYSSYEEHLTKGDRALTDGKLDLAEREFASALKLIHDPRKPDQRKEAECLCRLGDIYVQRGTKTKEGRKFTQAAALYNAAMARSVDGNGAKLTERLRETEQSFLQCTANIHKERSSYDRVLRHKKRLGDMRARAKSQLQAIDLQHNPYQYDEDDPAMVTVEAERAQAVKALFKSIAKDRQVFIKDLVDACIATLGPPPCKYAFIGLGSQATELVTPYSDLEFAILIEEGKDNDDTRRYFLYLTHYLNLKVINLGETMAIPSLNDFQSEDPEKDWFFDSLTPRGFAFDGFMPWACKTPFGREKTKTKPSVSLIQTPAKMAEFQQLEISQSEGYHLSDVLRRCVLLTGEESLVNEYLAKIRETITDDLLSRSRSRLSAIQFLWETKDQILTHEPTGQLINVKKEMYRFPGLAVEILALCCQTTHASTWSIIDELRQTQRIRDENATHLTVLTSISAELRLRTYVANGGQQESLSPLAETTYHREAKAE; from the exons atgttacccaacgttaccgaAACTGACTACCTCCGTGCCCTGCTGGACGCCATGGCGGACATGGACAGGTCGGTGGAAGTGGAGGTGCTCAAAAGTCTGAGCGACGTGAACTTGGAGAAGGGACAACTCGACAAGAACCCGGAGAAGTTCGACGGGGCCATGGTGTTGTACAGGACTGCACTGCTGCGGTGTGAGGACCCACAGGTGGGAGAAAGCCTCGAAAATCGGTACCTGTACGCGGAGAAACTACGATTAGGGAAGGTCCCGGAAGCCTCCATTAGCTACGAACCACTTGATAAAGACAAAGAAACGCCTTCGCTGGCTAAGGTAGCAGAGAAGTTACGGCCCCTGGACAGAATAGTGGCGGCCGACTGCACCAAAGATCTCGTATTGACTGAATATACGAAGTTTCTGGTTGAAGGTATTGTGAACGAGGATAATATTTTAGAAGTAGAAGCGATAAAAAGTCTCGGTGACGTGTATCTGAAAAGAGGAACAGAAACCAGAGACGCGCCATGTTTGACAAAGGCCACCGCTCTGTACAACACTGCACTGGCACGGTGTGAGGGGGTCCAGGGCACAGTTGCGCTCGTCCACCGCTTATTGTACACAGCGAGAATCAGACAAGAAACGGAAAATATCAGAAAACAG GGTCTAAAGCAAAGAAGacaactacaacaacaaggCGACGTGTCACGACATTTCCCGATGACGTCAGGAAAGGCTGACGTCATGACTGGCGTATCAGGTCATCAGTTCGA GTTACCAAGTGCGCTCATTGCCAGGCAAACAGCTAAAGCCGCAACGCCAGACTACAG TTCCTACGAGGAGCACCTGACTAAAGGAGACCGCGCACTGACAGATGGGAAACTGGACTTAGCAGAACGGGAATTCGCATCCGCACTGAAACTGATTCACg ATCCTAGGAAACCCGATCAGCGTAAGGAGGCCGAATGCCTGTGCAGACTCGGTGACATCTACGTCCAGCgaggaacaaaaacaaaagaagggAGAAAATTCACACAGGCAGCAGCACTGTACAACGCCGCCATGGCTAGATCAGTGGATGGAAATGGAGCAAAATTGACAGAAAGGCTGCGGGAGACAGAACAATCGTTTCTTCAATGCACAGCAAATATACACAAGGAGCGGAGTTCGTATGATAGGGTCTTACGTCATAAAAAGAGATTAGGGGACATGCGCGCCCGTGCAAAGTCACAACTACAAGCCATCGATCTGCAACACAATCCGTATCAATATGACGAAGATGACCCAGCTATGGTTACAGTCGAGGCTGAGCGAGCCCAGGCGGTCAAGGCCCTGTTTAAAAGCATCGCCAAGGACAGGCAAGTCTTCATCAAAGACCTTGTTGACGCATGTATTGCCACCCTCGGTCCTCCTCCATGTAAGTATGCTTTCATCGGGTTAGGCTCACAGGCAACAGAACTGGTCACACCCTACTCTGACCTGGAGTTCGCCATTCTGATTGAGGAAGGTAAGGACAATGACGACACACGGCGATACTTCCTCTATCTCACACACTACCTAAACTTGAAAGTCATCAACCTCGGAGAGACCATGGCCATCCCGTCACTCAATGACTTCCAATCTGAGGACCCGGAGAAAGATTGGTTCTTCGACTCCCTCACCCCCCGTGGGTTTGCCTTCGACGGTTTCATGCCATGGGCCTGTAAGACCCCATTTGGAAGGGAGAAGACTAAGACCAAACCTTCTGTGAGCCTCATCCAAACCCCTGCTAAGATGGCGGAATTCCAACAGTTAGAGATTTCCCAGTCTGAGGGATATCATCTTTCAGACGTCCTCAGGCGTTGTGTTCTCTTAACAGGGGAAGAATCTCTAGTGAATGAATATCTGGCAAAAATCAGGGAAACCATCACAGACGATCTTCTCTCCCGCAGTCGGTCCCGTCTGTCTGCTATTCAATTCTTATGGGAGACCAAGGACCAAATTCTCACCCATGAACCCACTGGTCAACTGATAAATGTCAAGAAGGAGATGTATCGTTTCCCAGGCCTAGCCGTTGAAATACTGGCTCTGTGTTGTCAGACAACGCATGCTAGCACATGGAGTATCATAGATGAACTGAGGCAAACGCAACGAATCCGTGACGAAAACGCCACCCACCTGACGGTACTGACAAGTATATCGGCAGAGCTCCGGCTAAGGACATATGTGGCCAACGGAGGACAACAAGAGAGCCTGTCCCCTCTTGCCGAAACGACTTATCATCGAGAAGCGA AGGCAGAATAG
- the LOC136438938 gene encoding ATM interactor-like, translating to MEVEEICPPISHLEEPPRGQVTCDVEGCGQTVANQSALGMHMAKRHGLPRSMDKDLAPFTKGKKKKTTKHFYCPVADCERRLGSRRPFTSMFLIKQHYARMHAEKKFHCAKCGFGFAFTRDLERHEKTCGQIWHCSCGCPYTTMEALWTHAARKGHSLPDNLLKKDDSKAQNAKRKSQSTPQSQPLKVIVILPNQVQGTHPPTAASLQEQPLVHPSDQSGGVTRSEPVFIGQHNTPSCNQSESYYQGQPACHTTFCSVNRNQLPCAKIPSLQLRNASSKTEQKEKLVAATKIRRYVQILPKPKVPTIATHAVSGSNKSSQNSLTSVRCETAVQATTTSVCEVGIQTAAPSYIKRRQRIARQKENKVVDTRDEGTQTAGRKRTSEKLVTQNVQTDCIPLSTQIASRRLENLVTQNVQTDSIPLDTHSASRRLEKLVTQTIQTDSHPLHMMPPSSSSSVPMPPVQTQTDLFVQRSSTAVQAQLSPPMLRGVSNAWMQVGTPLNYTTNVQTQTSRPQNCHTQTPYLQNPQSAVLQNTRDSFGFPGQFAGYPREQLPMQQQQPSAQTWMTVPSLTNPLVSQMSNMGDGNVLLPSFIQSVPQSSDSFLSGGTQTNAMFQEAGSLSSAQTQTLPLPSDIEAMIFEHTSTQTLESNSIGIDNTGADLSSVEFSSMETQTTDLDFDIEDFLLLNDSQTQTNLSFAYQDMEPLHSYTQTDPEFNLHDLLMSQPNTDLPLPQQSSAHTQTMQNTADNFLSNMQTQTVANNGFLFPELELTDMETQAGSSFVGGGSGNAQTQTTMDSEQVDTHTQTLLSEFGFLQ from the exons ATGGAGGTTGAGGAGATCTGTCCTCCCATCAGTCACCTGGAGGAACCTCCCCGGGGACAGGTCACATGTGACGTGGAGGGGTGTGGTCAGACTGTAGCCAACCAATCAGCTCTCGGCATGCACATGGCCAAGAGACATGGCTTACCAAGG TCCATGGACAAGGATTTAGCACCTTTCACAaaagggaagaagaagaagacaacgaAGCACTTCTACTGCCCTGTAGCTGACTGTGAGCGGAGGCTGGGCAGCAGGAGACCGTTCACCTCCATGTTCCTCATTAAACAG CATTATGCCCGTATGCATGCAGAGAAGAAATTCCACTGTGCAAAGTGTGGGTTTGGCTTTGCCTTCACAAGAGATCTGGAGAGACATGAGAAGACATGTGGTCAGATCTGGCACTGCAGCTGTGGCTGTCCCTACACCACAATGGAGGCTCTGTGGACACATGCTGCCAGGAAGGGGCACTCTCTTCCAGACAATTTACTGAAGAAGGATGACTCTAAAGC ACAAAATGCAAAGAGAAAGTCTCAGTCTACTCCTCAGTCACAACCTCTCAAGGTCATTGTGATCTTGCCCAATCAGGTGCAAGGTACACATCCTCCTACTGCTGCTTCATTACAAGAACAGCCATTGGTCCATCcatctgaccaatcaggtggtgtGACTAGGTCTGAGCCTGTTTTCATTGGACAGCATAATACACCATCAtgcaaccaatcagagagctACTATCAAGGGCAACCAGCTTGCCACACCACTTTTTGTTCTGTGAACAGGAATCAGTTACCATGTGCAAAGATTCCATCATTACAGCTCAGAAATGCTTCCTCCAAAAcagaacagaaagaaaaactTGTAGCTGCTACTAAGATAAGAAGATATGTCCAAATACTGCCCAAGCCCAAGGTACCTACCATAGCTACTCATGCTGTCTCTGGTAGTAATAAGTCATCACAAAATTCTTTGACATCTGTAAGATGTGAGACAGCTGTGCAAGCCACGACTACTTCCGTGTGTGAAGTAGGGATACAGACTGCTGCGCCGAGTTACATCAAGAGAAGACAGAGGATTGCTAGACAGAAGGAAAACAAGGTGGTGGACACTCGAGACGAGGGCACTCAAACAGCAGGCAGAAAACGAACATCCGAGAAACTTGTCACTCAAAATGTGCAGACTGACTGTATACCTCTCAGTACCCAAATTGCCAGCAGACGGTTAGAGAACCTTGTCACTCAAAATGTCCAGACTGACTCCATTCCTCTGGACACACACAGTGCCTCCAGGAGACTTGAAAAGCTTGTGACCCAAACTATTCAGACAGACAGCCATCCCTTGCATATGATGcccccatcatcatcatcgtcggtCCCCATGCCCCCAGTGCAGACACAAACAGACTTGTTTGTGCAAAGGTCGTCCACAGCTGTCCAGGCACAGCTCAGCCCTCCGATGTTGAGGGGTGTTTCAAATGCATGGATGCAGGTGGGAACGCCTCTGAACTACACCACCAACGTGCAGACGCAGACGTCGCGCCCCCAGAACTGTCACACACAGACTCCGTACCTACAGAACCCACAGTCTGCAGTTCTGCAGAACACTAGAGATAGCTTTGGGTTCCCGGGGCAGTTTGCAGGTTACCCCAGGGAACAGTTGCCCATGCAGCAACAGCAACCGAGTGCGCAGACATGGATGACTGTCCCAAGTCTCACCAATCCCCTTGTCTCACAGATGTCCAACATGGGGGATGGAAACGTGCTGCTGCCTTCATTTATTCAAAGCGTACCTCAATCCTCAGACAGTTTCCTGAGCGGAGGTACGCAGACAAACGCAATGTTCCAGGAGGCAGGATCCCTGTCCAGTGCTCAGACCCAAACCCTGCCCCTCCCTTCTGACATTGAAGCCATGATCTTTGAGCATACATCCACACAGACACTCGAGTCCAACAGTATCGGCATCGACAACACCGGAGCCGACTTGTCCTCTGTGGAGTTCTCCAGCATGGAGACTCAGACGACTGACcttgactttgacattgaaGACTTTCTCCTCTTGAACGACAGCCAGACCCAGACTAACCTGTCGTTTGCCTACCAGGACATGGAGCCGTTACACTCATACACTCAGACTGACCCTGAGTTTAACCTTCACGACCTGTTGATGTCCCAGCCTAACACAGACCTCCCACTTCCACAGCAGTCCtccgcacacacacagaccatgCAAAACACTGCCGACAACTTCCTGTCCAACATGCAGACACAGACGGTAGCTAACAACGGCTTCCTGTTCCCCGAACTGGAGCTCACGGACATGGAGACTCAGGCAGGGTCCAgttttgtgggaggggggtccgGAAACGCTCAGACTCAGACGACTATGGACAGTGAGCAAGtggacacacacactcaaacgtTATTGTCGGAGTTTGGATTTTTACAGTAA
- the LOC136438343 gene encoding ribonuclease P protein subunit p40-like produces MSLTLKIDARPPRSKLVIEKSSFDDEKSRHRKNVEQHHFNHMVELFIPGCAELPPSIQAEFDRSDDYYLIEDVPLTELINKDFIENFIKKGSLYMLSHNTHIDKHNAYAVLPTGQLILSVHKDTYEELGLVGQPSQFNRKVKRKFVVEVDLTQDIFVPGKKNYERVKQGLQRTELKANFLLSWKPEGNRQLAGSILSHFQSSYKCERHRQVQQTTRHTELLLPVVNSTELEESEEGQWCTAREWYEWLGAVCCGISCNEAPEHYISRYCCPDPNEVTAASVRHSMTGFIAPGKVWTLQEAVRASPYLSLFYFTNRLYMRESKSPPPWAALTVHGFVDSPVSWARREHGFHHGGENLYTFLIFRDSTYWLFQAVGTNDICP; encoded by the exons ATGTCCCTGACACTGAAGATAGACGCACGTCCACCGCGCAGCAAGCTGGTCATTGAAAAGTCAAGTTTCGATGACGAGAAGTCCAGACATCGAAAGAATGTGGAGCAACATCACTTCAATCATATG GTGGAGCTGTTCATTCCTGGCTGTGCAGAGCTGCCCCCTAGCATCCAGGCAGAGTTTGACAGGTCTGATGATTACTACCTCATCGAGGATGTACCACTTACAGAGTTGATCAACAAAGATTTCATCGAAAATTTCATTAAGAAAG GTTCCCTGTATATGCTGTCCCACAACACACACATCGATAAGCACAATGCTTATGCAGTACTACCCACAG GACAGTTGATCCTGTCTGTACACAAGGACACATATGAGGAGCTGGGGCTTGTGGGACAGCCATCACAGTTCAACAGGAAGGTCAAGAGAAAGTTTG TTGTGGAGGTTGATCTCACACAAGACATCTTTGTACCAGGAAAGAAAAATTATGAGCGAGTGAAACAAGGGCTTCAGAGGACAGAACTAAAGGCAAACTTTCTGTTGTCATGGAAACCAGAAG GTAACAGACAGTTGGCTGGCTCCATACTGTCCCACTTTCAAAGCAGCTACAAGTGTGAAAGACACCGTCAGGTCCAACAGACCACCAGGCACACAGAACTACTGCTTCCTGTGGTCAACAGTACTGAGCTGGAGGAGAGCGAGGAGGGACAGTGGTGCACAGCAAGGGAGTGGTATGAATGGCTGGGAGCTGTATGCTGTGGGATCTCTTG CAACGAAGCACCTGAGCACTACATCTCCAGATACTGCTGTCCTGATCCTAATGAGGTGACAGCAGCTTCTGTGAGACATTCCATGACAGGTTTCATAGCACCAGGGAAGGTGTGGACCCTTCAGGAGGCAGTCAG agcctcacCT TATCTgtcattgttttattttacaaacAGGTTGTACATGAGAGAGAGCAAGTCTCCACCCCCCTGGGCAGCCCTGACCGTCCATGGGTTTGTGGACAGTCCTGTCTCCTGGGCCAGGAGGGAGCACGGCTTCCACCATGGAGGAGAAAACCTCTACACATTCCTCATCTTCAGAGACAGCACATACTGGCTGTTCCAGGCTGTGGGGACTAATGATATCTGtccttga